Proteins from one Cryptomeria japonica chromosome 4, Sugi_1.0, whole genome shotgun sequence genomic window:
- the LOC131874901 gene encoding uncharacterized protein LOC131874901, translated as MARKRSRLTLDDLPDCILPIILSKIPFKEAVHCSLVSKGWKFCWTFAKNLKFPEDFFSSSRSPTEIQNIIDLIFERHSGQLEVFEFNNVRFCCSSDKISDWIHCAALKTDLFRRDDEAILPLENLKWVHLNITYFHHPVSLLSCLFRIARALKTLLISRKKGFNGVSAQEFINLAWNLQRPSTETKVFLSRCTAKEKICVDCDLVNFI; from the exons ATGGCTCGCAAAAGAAGTCGACTAACCCTAGACGACTTGCCAGATTGCATTCTGCCCATCATTCTCAGTAAAATTCCTTTCAAAGAAGCAGTTCATTGTTCACTTGTCTCAAAAGGATGGAAATTTTGCTGGACATttgcaaaaaatctaaaatttccaGAGGATTTCTTTTCTTCATCGCGTAGCCCTACTGAAATCCAAAATATAATAGATCTTATTTTTGAGCGTCATTCTGGTCAGCTTGAAGTTTTCGAGTTTAACAATGTTCGATTCTGCTGTTCAAGTGATAAGATTTCTGATTGGATTCATTGCGCGGCTCTTAAG ACAGACTTGTTTCGGCGTGATGATGAGGCAATTTTACCGCTTGAGAATCTAAAGTGGGTTCATCTGAACATAACCTACTTTCATCACCCTGTGTCTCTACTTTCCTGTCTTTTTCGAATAGCACGGGCGTTGAAAACATTATTAATTTCCCGAAAGAAAGGATTCAATGGCGTTAGTGCTCAGGAATTTATCAATCTGGCTTGGAATCTTCAGCGACCATCTACAGAAACCAAAGTTTTCTTATCACGGTGTACTGCAAAGGAAAAGATATGCGTCGACTGCGATCTTGTGAATTTTATCTGA